A window from Bacteroidota bacterium encodes these proteins:
- a CDS encoding biopolymer transporter ExbD, which produces MPSVKIPRKSTDTDMTPFVDVAFLILSFFMLATKFKPPEKVPIDPPGSVNSDQLPENDAVMISIDSAGRVFYAILSQKEPKFKVDVLKKLNTLRGLNLTPEQIKNFEKVYAIGVPFKSIGQFLSASDDQRDKFPEEGIPVLDSATNELAWWINASQAAFADKNMKLKDILIKGDGRSKYPVFEGIVSALKRNDEFKYQLVTSLEGVPSGSDLDKYNKKPNNK; this is translated from the coding sequence ATGCCAAGTGTCAAGATACCCCGGAAGAGTACGGATACGGACATGACCCCCTTTGTGGACGTGGCCTTCCTGATTCTTTCATTTTTCATGCTGGCTACCAAGTTTAAGCCGCCTGAAAAAGTACCTATTGACCCTCCCGGCTCGGTTAACTCTGACCAGCTTCCTGAAAATGATGCTGTAATGATCTCGATTGATTCTGCCGGCAGGGTTTTTTATGCAATTTTATCTCAAAAAGAGCCCAAATTCAAAGTTGATGTATTGAAGAAGCTTAATACGCTAAGAGGACTTAATTTAACTCCTGAGCAAATAAAAAACTTTGAAAAAGTATATGCGATCGGTGTTCCATTTAAATCGATTGGCCAATTCTTGAGTGCCTCGGATGACCAAAGGGATAAATTTCCTGAAGAAGGAATCCCTGTTCTTGATTCGGCCACCAATGAACTGGCCTGGTGGATCAATGCCTCGCAGGCTGCTTTTGCAGATAAAAACATGAAACTAAAGGATATCCTGATCAAAGGAGATGGTCGTTCCAAATACCCGGTATTTGAAGGAATTGTCAGCGCATTAAAACGTAATGATGAATTTAAGTACCAGTTGGTCACATCTTTGGAAGGAGTGCCTTCGGGATCGGATCTGGATAAATATAATAAGAAGCCAAACAATAAGTAG
- a CDS encoding energy transducer TonB: protein MEANKILSADLLDLIFEHRNKDYGAYQLRKTYNRRITKALLITASVALLALLGSFIVNKVNASREKIKKTEVTLTEIAPEEEKKVEPPPPPPPVEPPKVEMKQFTPPVIKKDEEVKEEEKPPEQEELKDVKIDVQNQEGVKDEAPTVSNIDEGKQVVEEKKEEDENKIFEKVEIEATFPGGTAAWRKYLEKNLRAEIATENGAPAGTYTVNVRFVVDKEGNISDVRALTSHGFGIEDEAVRAIKKGPRWSPGNQNGRAVNSYHTQPITFVVTEE from the coding sequence ATGGAAGCCAATAAAATTCTTTCAGCCGATTTACTTGACCTGATCTTTGAGCACAGGAATAAGGATTATGGTGCTTACCAATTACGTAAGACCTATAACAGGCGTATTACAAAGGCTTTGCTCATTACTGCGAGTGTGGCCCTGCTGGCTTTATTGGGCTCTTTTATTGTCAATAAAGTAAATGCTTCAAGAGAAAAAATAAAAAAGACAGAGGTGACGCTTACTGAAATAGCACCCGAAGAAGAAAAGAAAGTAGAACCACCTCCGCCACCTCCGCCGGTAGAACCGCCGAAAGTGGAAATGAAACAATTTACTCCTCCAGTAATTAAGAAGGATGAAGAAGTAAAGGAAGAGGAGAAACCACCAGAGCAAGAAGAATTGAAAGATGTGAAGATCGATGTTCAGAACCAGGAAGGTGTAAAAGATGAAGCACCTACTGTATCCAACATTGATGAAGGAAAACAAGTAGTAGAAGAAAAGAAAGAAGAAGATGAGAATAAGATATTTGAGAAAGTAGAAATAGAAGCTACTTTTCCTGGCGGTACCGCTGCATGGAGAAAATATCTGGAGAAAAATCTGAGAGCAGAAATTGCAACTGAGAATGGTGCACCTGCTGGTACATATACTGTCAATGTTCGTTTTGTTGTGGACAAAGAAGGTAATATCAGTGATGTGAGGGCATTGACAAGTCACGGTTTTGGAATTGAAGACGAAGCTGTAAGGGCAATTAAAAAAGGTCCCAGATGGTCTCCAGGTAATCAGAATGGAAGAGCCGTAAACTCTTACCATACTCAGCCAATTACATTTGTAGTAACTGAAGAATAA
- the mnmE gene encoding tRNA uridine-5-carboxymethylaminomethyl(34) synthesis GTPase MnmE, whose product MSRYTGWDDTIVALATPPGIGAIGIIRLSGNRSFEIITRIFPAKDLSAQASHTLHVGFLKDDDKILDEVVLSLFKGPRSYTGEDVIEISAHGSPFIQQQIIDTCIKYGARLAKPGEFTQRAFLKGKMDLTQAEAVADLIASNTNASLKTALNNIRGGFSVQLKELREQLVKFSALIELELDFSQEDVEFADRKQFHDLISQLSQSTNQLINSFQLGNVIKNGVSVAIVGKPNAGKSTLLNVLLNESRAIVSDIAGTTRDTIEEIINIDGILFRLIDTAGIRQHTTDTIEKIGMEKSLEKIRTADIVLYLFDATEETSEELSKRGADFKKENIKYLFVANKVDKGDEAALRNKFSSVEKVIYISAKHSRHTEVLKEKMIDMVMAGQVESENTIVTNARHYHALKEVAKSLTEIKNGLDNKLPGDLLALDIRRCLHYLGEITGDITNDDLLDYVFSKFCIGK is encoded by the coding sequence ATGAGCAGGTACACGGGTTGGGATGATACAATTGTTGCATTGGCTACGCCTCCGGGCATAGGTGCTATCGGAATAATTCGTTTGAGTGGCAATAGATCATTTGAGATCATCACCCGGATTTTCCCAGCTAAAGATTTATCTGCACAGGCATCACATACATTACATGTTGGTTTTTTAAAAGATGATGATAAAATATTGGATGAAGTTGTGCTTTCACTTTTTAAAGGACCTAGATCTTACACAGGAGAAGATGTGATTGAAATAAGTGCCCACGGTTCACCATTTATTCAGCAACAAATTATTGATACCTGTATTAAATACGGCGCCCGGTTGGCCAAGCCTGGCGAATTTACACAACGGGCTTTCCTCAAAGGAAAAATGGATCTTACACAAGCTGAAGCTGTAGCCGATCTCATTGCATCCAACACAAATGCTTCTCTAAAAACCGCATTGAATAATATACGTGGAGGTTTTTCTGTTCAATTGAAGGAACTGCGTGAACAACTGGTAAAATTTTCTGCCTTGATTGAACTCGAACTGGATTTTAGCCAGGAAGATGTTGAGTTTGCTGATAGGAAGCAGTTCCATGACCTGATCAGTCAATTATCACAGTCAACTAACCAACTGATCAATTCATTTCAGTTAGGTAATGTAATTAAGAATGGGGTAAGTGTGGCAATTGTAGGCAAGCCGAATGCGGGAAAATCAACTTTATTAAATGTATTGCTGAATGAAAGCCGTGCTATCGTAAGCGATATTGCCGGAACAACAAGGGATACAATCGAAGAGATAATAAATATCGATGGAATACTTTTTCGTTTGATCGATACAGCAGGCATACGCCAGCATACAACAGATACAATAGAGAAAATAGGAATGGAAAAAAGCCTTGAGAAAATAAGAACGGCCGATATTGTATTGTATTTGTTTGATGCAACAGAGGAAACGTCTGAAGAACTTTCAAAGCGGGGTGCAGATTTTAAAAAAGAAAATATCAAGTACTTGTTTGTTGCAAATAAAGTAGATAAAGGTGATGAAGCGGCGTTACGAAATAAATTCTCTTCTGTTGAAAAGGTCATCTATATTTCTGCAAAACACAGCCGGCACACTGAAGTATTAAAGGAAAAAATGATAGATATGGTAATGGCAGGTCAGGTGGAATCAGAAAATACAATTGTTACTAATGCCCGGCACTATCATGCATTGAAGGAAGTAGCTAAATCACTAACCGAAATTAAAAACGGGCTTGATAATAAATTACCAGGTGATCTGCTTGCATTAGATATCCGTCGTTGTTTACATTATTTGGGTGAGATAACAGGGGATATCACAAATGATGATCTACTTGATTATGTTTTCTCCAAGTTCTGTATCGGAAAGTAA
- a CDS encoding response regulator has protein sequence MKSILVIEDNKDIRENTAEILDLAGFKTFTAENGKKGVDIAIKEKPDVIICDIMMPELDGYGVLHMIRKNENTQTIPFIFLTAKTERSDFRKGMEMGADDYVTKPFEDIELLNAIEIRLKKAEILGNKYASSQQGLSQFIKDVKDSGLMKQLADQYNIESYGKKQSLYQEGKRPKLLYYVVKGKVKGIKTHEDGKEYITDLFSEGDFIGYPALIEDKNYDDSAVILEDAEIMQIPREDFHKMVFGDLNIAAKFIKIITKNVKEKEERLLSLAYSSLRKRVAKALVDILEKFNVDGQNKPIEISREDIAHYVGTATESLIRTLSDFKAEKLIEIKEGKILITNLDKLKNLLY, from the coding sequence ATGAAATCAATTCTTGTTATCGAAGACAATAAAGACATCAGGGAAAATACCGCTGAGATCCTTGATTTGGCCGGCTTTAAAACTTTTACAGCTGAGAATGGGAAAAAAGGAGTTGATATCGCCATTAAAGAAAAACCTGATGTAATTATTTGCGATATCATGATGCCGGAACTGGATGGTTATGGAGTACTGCATATGATAAGAAAAAATGAGAATACCCAGACCATTCCATTTATTTTTCTAACCGCAAAAACAGAAAGAAGCGATTTTAGAAAAGGAATGGAAATGGGAGCTGACGATTATGTCACAAAACCATTTGAAGATATTGAACTGCTAAATGCAATTGAGATCAGGTTAAAAAAGGCTGAAATACTTGGGAACAAATACGCTTCTTCGCAACAGGGATTATCGCAATTTATAAAAGACGTTAAGGATAGTGGCCTCATGAAACAATTGGCAGATCAATATAACATTGAATCATACGGCAAAAAACAATCGCTTTACCAGGAAGGCAAACGGCCAAAACTTCTATACTACGTTGTAAAGGGAAAAGTGAAAGGAATTAAAACACACGAAGACGGGAAAGAGTACATCACGGATCTTTTCAGCGAAGGAGATTTTATTGGTTACCCAGCCTTAATTGAAGATAAAAACTATGATGACAGCGCTGTTATACTTGAAGATGCAGAGATAATGCAAATACCCCGTGAGGATTTTCATAAAATGGTCTTTGGGGATTTAAATATAGCTGCGAAATTTATAAAGATCATTACAAAGAATGTAAAAGAGAAAGAAGAAAGATTACTTAGCCTTGCTTATAGTTCATTACGTAAAAGAGTTGCAAAAGCACTTGTTGACATTCTGGAGAAATTTAATGTCGACGGACAAAACAAACCAATAGAAATATCAAGAGAAGATATTGCACATTATGTTGGAACTGCAACCGAATCATTAATTAGAACACTTAGTGATTTTAAAGCCGAAAAACTTATTGAAATAAAAGAAGGGAAAATTCTGATCACAAATCTTGATAAGCTAAAGAATCTTTTATATTGA
- a CDS encoding OsmC family peroxiredoxin: MPLKNNKPVIFSTELSWLADKSGVVSLNSGKKSFRVSTPPEFGGPEGDWSPEHLFLSSIISCFMSTYLVFVNKLKIENTGFECTATGQVEIIDGKYKFTFIHIYPKAFVANEPDIEKARIAMEKSKKYCLISNSINAEIVLHPEVVISKQHAAVNTAA, encoded by the coding sequence ATGCCATTAAAAAATAATAAGCCGGTCATATTTTCAACAGAACTCAGTTGGCTTGCTGATAAATCCGGGGTTGTGAGTTTGAATTCAGGAAAAAAATCCTTTAGAGTCTCTACTCCGCCCGAGTTTGGCGGGCCTGAAGGAGACTGGAGCCCTGAACATTTATTTCTAAGTTCAATTATAAGTTGTTTTATGAGTACCTACCTGGTATTTGTAAACAAACTTAAGATTGAAAATACGGGTTTTGAATGTACAGCTACCGGCCAGGTTGAAATCATTGATGGTAAATATAAATTCACTTTTATACATATTTATCCAAAAGCATTTGTAGCTAACGAACCTGATATAGAAAAAGCCCGGATTGCCATGGAAAAATCAAAGAAGTATTGTCTTATTTCTAATTCTATCAACGCAGAGATCGTTCTGCATCCTGAGGTAGTAATTTCAAAACAACATGCAGCGGTCAATACGGCTGCTTAA
- a CDS encoding biopolymer transporter ExbD, whose translation MASIDSGGDGGHHKKGRGVKKAKKLSTRIDMTPMVDLGFLLITFFIFTTTMSSPTALKLNVPKDTDKPEEQNKAKESGALTIMLGKGNNVYYYEGQLKVDATGNNFKAAKMGDIRKIILDKKADVISRYRRDQACIDKKMGDWRQKGIEGKYLKDAEESCEQEDLVVVIKPTEEATYKNTVDILDEMTICRVLKYAMVKIAPAEYELIKVTEGGTPGTQK comes from the coding sequence ATGGCTAGTATAGATAGCGGTGGCGATGGCGGACATCATAAAAAAGGCCGGGGAGTAAAGAAAGCCAAAAAACTTTCTACCCGCATTGATATGACGCCAATGGTGGATTTGGGTTTTCTGTTGATTACCTTCTTTATTTTCACTACGACCATGTCGAGCCCCACTGCATTAAAACTCAATGTACCTAAAGACACTGATAAACCAGAAGAGCAAAACAAGGCTAAAGAGTCTGGTGCCCTCACCATTATGCTGGGTAAAGGAAATAATGTTTACTATTATGAAGGCCAGTTGAAAGTAGATGCGACTGGAAATAATTTCAAAGCAGCCAAAATGGGAGATATAAGAAAAATTATCCTGGATAAGAAGGCTGATGTTATTTCCCGCTACAGAAGAGACCAGGCATGCATCGATAAGAAAATGGGAGATTGGAGACAGAAAGGGATAGAGGGAAAGTATTTAAAAGATGCAGAGGAATCTTGTGAGCAGGAAGATCTTGTGGTCGTAATAAAGCCTACTGAAGAAGCTACTTATAAAAACACAGTGGATATTCTCGATGAAATGACTATCTGTCGTGTACTTAAGTATGCAATGGTGAAAATAGCACCTGCAGAATATGAGCTGATCAAAGTAACAGAGGGTGGTACTCCGGGTACTCAGAAATAA
- a CDS encoding MotA/TolQ/ExbB proton channel family protein produces MAETNPTAAVKSTSVQAKKSSNLISWVAPIVCIIAGYCIWRFIMGDPSGFKEPSTEGGMFPTHHKPKDALHRIYEGGVIVPLLIGMLLMVIVFSIERFLTIQKALGSGSIADFIRRVQYHLANKNVDAALSECDKQRGSVANVMKAGLRRYKEMISEQGMNTDQKVLAIQKEVEEATALELPMLQKNLVFLSTITSVGTLIALLGTVIGMIKSFSALGDEGAGGNASQLAVGISEALYNTALGIGTSALALIMYNIFTTKIDSITYGIDESGFTLTQSFASLYK; encoded by the coding sequence ATGGCTGAAACAAATCCAACTGCTGCAGTAAAATCTACTTCTGTTCAGGCAAAGAAAAGCAGCAATCTTATTTCATGGGTCGCTCCAATTGTGTGTATCATCGCAGGTTATTGCATCTGGCGTTTTATTATGGGTGATCCAAGTGGGTTTAAAGAACCCTCAACAGAGGGTGGAATGTTTCCGACCCACCACAAACCAAAGGATGCCTTACACCGTATTTACGAAGGTGGTGTCATCGTTCCGTTGCTTATTGGAATGCTCCTGATGGTTATCGTATTTTCTATAGAAAGATTCCTTACTATTCAAAAAGCATTGGGAAGTGGTTCTATTGCAGACTTCATTCGCCGTGTGCAGTATCACCTGGCTAATAAGAATGTTGACGCAGCATTAAGCGAATGCGATAAGCAACGCGGATCTGTTGCCAATGTAATGAAAGCAGGTCTTCGCCGCTACAAAGAAATGATCTCAGAGCAAGGAATGAATACAGACCAGAAAGTGCTGGCTATTCAAAAAGAGGTAGAAGAAGCAACTGCTCTTGAATTGCCGATGCTTCAGAAGAATCTTGTATTCTTATCTACTATTACATCAGTTGGTACCCTTATCGCCTTGTTGGGTACGGTAATTGGTATGATCAAATCGTTCTCAGCCTTAGGTGATGAGGGTGCAGGTGGTAATGCCAGCCAATTGGCGGTAGGTATCTCTGAGGCCCTGTATAACACGGCTCTGGGTATCGGTACTTCAGCGTTGGCACTTATAATGTATAACATATTTACTACCAAGATCGATTCTATTACATACGGCATTGATGAATCAGGTTTTACGCTGACTCAAAGTTTTGCTTCTTTGTATAAATAA
- a CDS encoding ABC transporter permease: MKFLDVLSLAWRTVRSNKLRTGITVAIIALGIFAVILITTAITAIEQKFTESFSSMGANGFTLRFKERNIRIGGGNNRREVKLSKKGAKKEKTSNLGKPVTKDEAELFLQTYKFPSERSLSIWGSNNNIISYETKKTSPNVWMFGADESYLLLNGYNLQYGRNLNNLDVRTGRNVCIVGYDVASKLFGRNIQMAVNSVIRVNSVPFRILGILESKGSTFGFSRDNLVITSYNNIERNFPSGASYVIAVMTDDVKKVDVAMGEAEGVFRAIRKLNTTEESNFVLDRSDSIARTIISILGFLFISGIVIGIITLIGSAIGLMNIMLVSVSERTREVGLIKAIGGKSKLIRRQFLIESVLISLMGAFWGIILGIVAGNLIALSLGTGFVVPWNWVIIGVILCSLVGLLAGLYPALKAGRLNPIEALRYE, translated from the coding sequence ATGAAATTCCTGGATGTTTTATCACTTGCATGGAGAACGGTTCGTTCAAATAAACTGCGTACAGGCATTACTGTTGCCATCATAGCATTAGGAATATTTGCCGTTATTCTTATTACAACTGCCATTACAGCTATCGAGCAAAAATTTACAGAAAGTTTTTCTTCAATGGGAGCCAATGGCTTTACACTCCGTTTTAAAGAAAGAAATATCCGGATAGGTGGTGGTAATAACAGGAGGGAAGTAAAGTTGAGTAAGAAGGGAGCAAAAAAGGAAAAGACTTCCAACCTCGGTAAACCTGTTACAAAAGATGAAGCGGAGCTTTTTTTACAGACTTATAAATTTCCTTCGGAAAGAAGCCTTTCGATCTGGGGAAGTAACAATAATATAATATCATACGAAACAAAAAAAACCAGCCCCAACGTATGGATGTTTGGCGCCGATGAAAGCTATTTATTGTTGAATGGATATAACCTGCAGTATGGAAGAAACTTAAACAATCTTGATGTGCGAACAGGTAGAAATGTTTGCATTGTAGGGTATGATGTGGCAAGTAAATTATTCGGCCGGAATATTCAAATGGCGGTTAATTCTGTCATCCGGGTCAATTCGGTTCCTTTCAGGATATTGGGTATACTGGAAAGTAAAGGTTCAACTTTTGGATTCAGCAGGGATAACCTGGTGATAACATCATATAATAATATCGAACGCAATTTTCCATCCGGAGCTTCCTATGTAATAGCAGTAATGACGGATGATGTAAAGAAAGTTGACGTTGCAATGGGAGAGGCTGAAGGAGTCTTCAGGGCAATCCGAAAACTGAACACTACAGAGGAAAGCAATTTTGTGCTGGATCGCAGTGATAGCATAGCCCGGACCATTATTAGTATTCTTGGGTTTTTATTTATCTCAGGTATTGTAATAGGCATTATTACTTTGATAGGTTCAGCAATTGGGTTAATGAATATTATGCTGGTTTCAGTTTCTGAAAGAACAAGAGAGGTTGGACTTATAAAAGCCATTGGAGGAAAAAGCAAGCTGATAAGACGCCAGTTTCTAATAGAATCAGTGTTAATCAGTTTGATGGGTGCATTCTGGGGAATTATTTTAGGCATTGTAGCAGGTAACCTTATTGCGTTGTCTCTTGGTACCGGCTTTGTTGTTCCCTGGAACTGGGTGATTATTGGTGTAATACTCTGTAGCCTTGTAGGCTTACTGGCCGGGTTATATCCTGCATTAAAGGCAGGCAGGTTAAATCCAATAGAAGCGTTGCGTTATGAATAA
- a CDS encoding PAS domain S-box protein, translating to MLDQAHMTSLFENATEGIILTDGRGLIILANPAAEKMFGYNNNELTNLPVEVLIPGNFRPRHKTLREGFHNNPSNRSMGAGRDLFALKKNGEEFPVEISLSHYTNNNELFVIAFIVDITLRKEAEKNLVKKQNELEKVTFEIRKLNTELEKKVDERTHILKEALEKLEESQTELHEALDKEKQLNEIKGRFVSMASHEFRTPLSAVLSSATLISKYTNENDQEKRDKHINRIKDSVKHLNDILEDFLSLGRLDEGRICADPGEFNLKEMITETLSEVKVVLKPGQKLDFSYQGNEKINSDKKLVRNILINLISNAAKFSEEDSPITVSGMSDNEKNTITVVDKGIGISKKDQEHLFTMFYRASNVTNIQGTGLGLHIVKRYIDLINGTVKLQSTLGEGTIISITFPNFTNNNS from the coding sequence ATGCTTGACCAGGCACACATGACCTCTTTGTTTGAAAATGCAACGGAAGGAATTATTCTGACTGATGGTCGCGGCCTTATCATACTGGCAAACCCTGCCGCTGAAAAAATGTTTGGATATAACAACAATGAATTGACAAACCTCCCTGTGGAAGTGTTGATCCCCGGTAATTTCAGACCAAGACATAAAACTTTGAGAGAGGGTTTTCATAATAATCCATCCAACCGATCAATGGGTGCAGGCAGAGACCTCTTTGCATTAAAAAAAAATGGTGAGGAATTTCCTGTTGAGATCAGCTTAAGTCATTATACGAACAACAATGAATTATTTGTCATTGCATTTATTGTTGATATTACATTGAGAAAGGAAGCCGAAAAGAATCTTGTAAAAAAGCAAAATGAATTGGAGAAAGTGACATTCGAGATCCGCAAATTGAATACAGAACTTGAAAAAAAAGTTGATGAACGTACTCATATTCTTAAAGAAGCACTCGAAAAACTGGAAGAATCGCAAACAGAACTTCATGAAGCATTGGATAAGGAAAAACAATTGAATGAAATAAAAGGCCGTTTTGTTTCGATGGCCTCCCATGAATTCAGGACCCCGCTTAGTGCTGTCTTATCTTCAGCAACATTGATATCAAAATATACGAATGAAAATGACCAGGAAAAAAGAGATAAACATATCAATCGCATAAAAGATTCCGTAAAACATCTTAATGATATACTTGAAGATTTTCTTTCCTTAGGTAGACTCGATGAGGGTAGAATATGCGCCGATCCTGGCGAATTCAATCTCAAAGAAATGATCACTGAGACCCTTAGCGAAGTAAAGGTGGTATTGAAGCCGGGGCAAAAACTTGATTTTAGCTATCAAGGAAATGAAAAAATAAATTCAGATAAGAAACTAGTACGAAATATCCTGATCAACTTAATTAGCAATGCTGCAAAGTTTTCAGAAGAAGATTCGCCAATTACAGTTTCGGGAATGAGTGACAATGAAAAAAATACTATTACTGTAGTGGATAAAGGTATCGGCATTTCTAAAAAAGACCAGGAACATCTTTTTACTATGTTTTACAGGGCATCAAATGTTACTAATATACAGGGAACAGGACTTGGGCTTCACATCGTAAAAAGATATATTGACCTGATAAATGGAACAGTTAAATTGCAAAGTACATTAGGAGAAGGAACCATTATAAGTATAACGTTTCCAAATTTTACAAACAATAACTCATGA
- a CDS encoding energy transducer TonB: MESKKILSADLLDILFENRNKEYGAYQLRKTYNSRIRKSLMITGSLALIALLSSFVASKVDKDNERLQKTEITLTEITPEEEKILEPPPPPLPVEPPRVEMIQFTPPVITKDENVPEDEKPPEQNDMENVKIDVQNQEGVKDDFPTEATLDDGKGVLEIKKKDEEPDFFEKVEIEASFPGGFAAWKRYLERNLKQETPTDNGAPEGVYKVNIRFIVDKQGNVSDITPLTKLGYGLEEEAIRVIKKSDKWVPGNQNGKSVGSYHTQIITFIVETGG; the protein is encoded by the coding sequence ATGGAATCCAAAAAAATTTTGTCAGCAGATCTGCTTGACATTCTGTTTGAGAACAGAAACAAAGAATACGGTGCTTATCAACTTAGAAAAACATATAACAGCCGTATCAGGAAATCACTAATGATCACAGGCTCCTTAGCTTTAATTGCCCTGTTAAGTTCCTTTGTTGCCAGTAAAGTTGACAAGGATAATGAAAGACTTCAGAAAACCGAGATCACTCTTACTGAAATTACCCCCGAAGAAGAGAAGATACTTGAGCCGCCACCACCGCCACTTCCTGTGGAGCCTCCCCGTGTGGAAATGATACAGTTTACTCCTCCTGTAATTACAAAAGATGAGAATGTACCTGAGGATGAAAAACCACCTGAACAAAATGACATGGAAAATGTAAAAATTGATGTTCAAAACCAGGAAGGGGTGAAGGATGATTTTCCAACTGAAGCAACACTTGATGATGGTAAAGGAGTATTAGAAATTAAAAAGAAAGATGAAGAACCAGATTTCTTTGAGAAGGTGGAAATAGAAGCCTCTTTCCCGGGAGGTTTTGCAGCCTGGAAAAGATATCTTGAAAGAAACCTGAAACAGGAGACTCCAACTGATAACGGAGCACCGGAAGGAGTTTATAAAGTTAATATCCGGTTTATAGTAGATAAGCAAGGTAATGTGAGTGATATAACTCCCCTGACAAAACTTGGGTATGGACTTGAAGAGGAAGCGATCCGTGTAATTAAAAAATCAGATAAATGGGTTCCGGGAAATCAAAATGGAAAATCCGTTGGTTCTTATCATACACAGATAATAACCTTTATAGTTGAAACGGGCGGCTGA
- a CDS encoding cytochrome c translates to MKKYISILFTVMFVTVLMAFSPKTTNDPWPVPDKYKNMANPVKSDATSIARGKELFTTHCKSCHGTKGKGDGPKAAQLDTESGDFTKPATQSETDGALFYKTSEGRKDMPSFKKKIADQNDIWAVVNYMRTLK, encoded by the coding sequence ATGAAAAAGTATATTTCCATCCTGTTTACCGTAATGTTTGTAACTGTATTAATGGCCTTTTCGCCAAAAACCACCAACGATCCATGGCCGGTTCCTGATAAGTATAAAAACATGGCCAACCCCGTAAAATCTGATGCAACTTCTATTGCTAGAGGTAAAGAGTTGTTTACAACACATTGCAAATCTTGCCACGGCACAAAAGGAAAAGGTGATGGACCAAAAGCAGCACAGCTTGATACCGAATCTGGTGATTTCACAAAACCTGCAACTCAATCGGAAACTGATGGCGCTTTATTTTATAAAACATCCGAAGGACGTAAAGACATGCCATCATTCAAAAAGAAAATTGCTGATCAAAATGATATTTGGGCAGTGGTGAACTACATGAGAACACTTAAATAA